The following coding sequences are from one Epilithonimonas vandammei window:
- a CDS encoding dicarboxylate/amino acid:cation symporter — protein MNLDIEQKSIKPKKFYQLLYIQVLIAIVFGVSLGYFYPHLGEKMKPLGDGFIKLVKMIIAPVIFLTVSTGIAGMSDLKKVGRVAGKAFIYFFAFSTLALIIGMIVSHIVQPGKGLNINPNTLNGAEVEKYVKAAHDNSLVSFIFNIIPETLFSPLTGDNILQVLLVAILFGVALALTSEKSYPVFDFLQALTIPIFKVVEILMKLAPIGAFGAMAFTIGKYGVESLKNLAMLVGTFYVTSALFVVLILGSVAWYNGFNIFKFLKYIKEEIFLVLGTSSSEPALPGLMKKMENAGCDKGVVGLVVPTGYSFNLDGTNIYMTLAALFIAQAFNIDLTLEHQIGLLLVAMLSSKGAAGVTGAGFITLAATLAVVPEVPIAGMTLILGIDKFMSECRALTNVIGNAVATVVVSNWENRLDKDRLKEVLN, from the coding sequence ATGAATTTGGACATTGAACAAAAATCTATAAAACCGAAAAAATTCTATCAGCTTCTTTATATTCAGGTGCTGATTGCGATTGTTTTCGGTGTTTCGCTCGGTTATTTTTATCCGCATTTAGGCGAGAAAATGAAACCGCTCGGCGACGGATTCATCAAGCTGGTCAAAATGATTATTGCGCCGGTAATTTTCTTAACTGTTTCTACAGGAATTGCTGGAATGAGCGATTTGAAGAAAGTCGGAAGAGTCGCTGGAAAAGCTTTCATTTACTTTTTTGCATTTTCAACTTTAGCATTGATAATCGGAATGATTGTCAGTCATATTGTTCAGCCGGGGAAAGGTCTAAACATCAACCCAAATACTTTGAACGGAGCAGAAGTTGAGAAATATGTAAAAGCGGCGCACGACAATTCTTTGGTCAGTTTTATTTTCAATATTATTCCGGAGACTTTGTTCAGTCCATTGACTGGCGATAATATTCTGCAGGTTTTGCTGGTAGCGATTTTATTTGGCGTTGCTTTGGCGTTAACTTCAGAGAAAAGTTATCCAGTTTTCGATTTTCTTCAGGCTTTGACAATTCCGATTTTCAAGGTTGTAGAGATTTTGATGAAACTAGCTCCAATTGGTGCTTTCGGAGCAATGGCTTTCACTATTGGGAAATATGGTGTTGAATCGCTAAAAAACTTGGCAATGCTGGTCGGGACATTTTATGTGACTTCGGCTTTGTTTGTTGTTTTGATTTTAGGAAGTGTTGCTTGGTATAACGGATTCAATATTTTCAAATTTCTGAAGTATATCAAAGAAGAAATTTTTCTGGTTTTGGGAACAAGTTCGTCTGAACCTGCACTTCCCGGATTGATGAAAAAGATGGAAAACGCAGGATGTGACAAAGGCGTTGTTGGTTTGGTGGTTCCAACAGGTTATTCTTTCAATCTTGACGGAACCAATATTTATATGACGTTGGCGGCGTTGTTTATTGCTCAGGCTTTTAATATCGATTTGACTTTGGAGCATCAGATTGGATTACTTTTGGTCGCGATGTTGAGTTCCAAAGGTGCAGCTGGCGTTACAGGTGCAGGATTTATCACTTTGGCCGCAACTTTGGCAGTCGTTCCCGAAGTTCCTATTGCAGGGATGACATTGATTCTCGGGATTGACAAATTTATGTCAGAATGCCGAGCGTTGACCAATGTGATTGGGAATGCAGTCGCGACAGTTGTCGTTTCCAATTGGGAAAATCGATTGGACAAGGACCGATTAAAAGAAGTTTTGAACTAA
- a CDS encoding SAM-dependent methyltransferase: MLYLLPAYLSENSPADYFAPTIKDIIMNVDHYFVENEKTARKVIKFFAPEKKQPDLKLFLLDKYSETSDLKEAQKLMKEGVDFGLLSEAGLPCIGDPGNIMVGWSHKNNIKVIPVNGPSSFVLALIASGFNGQQFSFNGYLAIEKDKKKKEIQHLENLVEKTGFTQIFMETPYRNNPLFEDLTKFLNPNTKLCIAANINDPETEFIKTKTINDWKKEKPELHKIPAVFLIGK, from the coding sequence ATGCTATACCTTTTACCAGCTTATCTTTCCGAAAATTCTCCAGCAGATTATTTTGCACCAACAATCAAAGACATCATTATGAATGTTGACCATTATTTTGTAGAGAACGAAAAGACAGCCAGAAAAGTCATCAAATTTTTTGCTCCTGAAAAAAAGCAGCCAGACTTAAAACTATTTCTACTTGACAAATATTCTGAAACATCAGATTTGAAAGAAGCGCAAAAACTGATGAAAGAAGGCGTAGATTTCGGATTGTTGTCGGAAGCCGGCTTGCCTTGCATCGGCGATCCAGGAAATATAATGGTCGGTTGGTCTCATAAAAATAACATCAAAGTCATTCCTGTTAACGGACCAAGTTCTTTTGTTCTGGCTTTGATTGCAAGTGGCTTCAATGGACAGCAATTTTCTTTCAATGGTTATTTGGCGATTGAAAAAGATAAAAAGAAAAAGGAAATTCAACATTTGGAAAATCTGGTTGAAAAAACTGGATTTACACAGATTTTTATGGAAACACCTTACAGAAATAATCCATTGTTCGAAGATTTGACCAAGTTTCTGAATCCCAATACAAAATTGTGCATTGCTGCCAACATCAATGACCCGGAAACCGAATTTATCAAAACAAAAACGATTAACGATTGGAAAAAAGAAAAGCCCGAGTTACATAAGATTCCGGCAGTTTTTCTAATCGGAAAATAA
- a CDS encoding AI-2E family transporter, whose translation MNQNYPFYLKLSCVLISIVVLGFLAIIGEQIFVPMILGLLVAILLTPLSRFMEKRLRFPRSLSSIVASLLALAIIGGVIYGISMQVAKLSNDWPQFQKQFITLTDDLQSWISKTFGVRRRDQLEYLNDTAKKSISTGTAILESALKSIGYILMLTGFTFLFALFFLLYRTHLLKFLVASFTESYHKTVFEVVHSIQFMVKKYLVGLFLQMIIVTILSLIAYTIIGVKYNFMLAIITGILNILPYIGIFIALLIGALITFATSGISHVLFIVIAIVVIHAIDGNIIMPRVVGSKVKINSLIVIIGLVIGEMLWGIAGMFLTIPVLAILKIIFDRVEGLQSWGFLMGEDDEVPVFKSTFDKYFQKKKAELKSNEINDSESESAD comes from the coding sequence ATGAACCAGAATTATCCTTTTTATCTCAAGTTATCTTGTGTTCTTATAAGCATTGTTGTTTTAGGATTTCTTGCCATTATTGGTGAGCAGATTTTTGTTCCGATGATTTTGGGATTGCTGGTTGCGATTTTGCTGACACCGCTTTCTCGTTTTATGGAAAAAAGATTGAGATTTCCAAGAAGTTTGTCTTCTATTGTTGCAAGTCTTTTGGCGTTGGCAATTATTGGAGGTGTGATTTACGGAATCTCGATGCAAGTTGCTAAATTATCCAATGATTGGCCTCAGTTTCAGAAGCAATTTATCACTTTGACGGATGATTTGCAAAGTTGGATTTCCAAGACTTTCGGAGTCAGAAGACGCGACCAATTGGAGTATCTGAATGACACAGCAAAAAAATCAATTAGTACAGGAACTGCGATTTTGGAAAGTGCTTTGAAATCGATTGGTTATATCTTGATGCTAACAGGTTTTACGTTTTTGTTTGCCTTATTTTTCCTTTTATACAGAACGCATCTTTTAAAATTCTTGGTAGCAAGTTTTACAGAATCATATCACAAAACTGTTTTTGAAGTGGTTCACAGTATTCAGTTTATGGTGAAAAAATATCTCGTTGGATTGTTTCTGCAAATGATTATTGTAACGATTTTATCTTTAATTGCTTATACGATTATCGGTGTTAAATATAATTTTATGCTGGCAATTATCACAGGAATCCTCAATATTTTGCCTTATATCGGGATTTTTATTGCTTTATTGATTGGCGCTTTGATTACGTTCGCGACATCCGGAATCAGTCACGTTTTGTTTATTGTGATTGCGATTGTTGTGATTCATGCGATTGACGGAAATATCATAATGCCAAGAGTTGTCGGTTCCAAAGTGAAAATCAATTCTTTGATTGTGATTATCGGTTTGGTAATCGGTGAAATGCTTTGGGGAATTGCGGGAATGTTTTTGACAATTCCAGTTTTGGCGATTCTGAAAATTATTTTTGATAGAGTAGAAGGTCTTCAGTCTTGGGGTTTCCTGATGGGTGAAGATGATGAAGTACCTGTTTTCAAATCTACTTTTGATAAGTATTTTCAGAAGAAAAAAGCTGAGTTGAAATCCAATGAAATTAATGATTCTGAAAGTGAATCTGCAGACTAA
- a CDS encoding DUF1684 domain-containing protein — protein MKKLSFLFLILSLFLNAQTEKENIASIKKFQKELNSEYLNPKESPLRGDNLKNFKKHPFFPINLKYRVTAKFVKTENPVPFELPTSSGKFKQYQEYGKATFELDGKSLTLTLYQSLDLMKMEKYKDHLFLPFRDETNEKETYGGGKYMDLKIPAGNEIILDFNQSYQPYCAYNAFDYNCPIVPAENKLPVRIEAGVKYEDVYHH, from the coding sequence ATGAAAAAATTAAGTTTCCTATTCCTGATATTGTCTTTGTTTCTAAATGCTCAGACCGAAAAAGAAAATATTGCATCGATAAAAAAGTTCCAAAAAGAACTCAATTCAGAATATCTGAACCCCAAAGAATCACCTTTGCGAGGCGATAATCTGAAGAATTTTAAAAAGCATCCGTTCTTTCCAATTAATCTAAAATACAGAGTTACAGCAAAATTTGTAAAAACCGAAAATCCTGTTCCGTTTGAATTGCCAACTTCTTCTGGAAAATTCAAACAATATCAGGAATATGGAAAAGCAACTTTTGAATTGGACGGAAAATCGTTGACCTTGACTTTATATCAAAGTCTGGATTTGATGAAAATGGAGAAATATAAAGACCATCTTTTCTTGCCTTTCCGAGATGAAACCAATGAAAAAGAAACTTACGGCGGCGGAAAATATATGGATTTGAAAATCCCTGCCGGAAACGAAATCATTCTGGATTTTAACCAATCTTATCAACCTTATTGTGCTTATAATGCTTTTGATTATAATTGCCCAATTGTTCCAGCAGAAAACAAATTACCAGTGAGAATTGAAGCTGGTGTGAAGTATGAGGATGTTTATCATCATTAA